A section of the Symphalangus syndactylus isolate Jambi chromosome 19, NHGRI_mSymSyn1-v2.1_pri, whole genome shotgun sequence genome encodes:
- the PTGS2 gene encoding prostaglandin G/H synthase 2 has protein sequence MLARALLLCAVLALSHAANPCCSHPCQNRGVCMSVGFDQYKCDCTRTGFYGENCSTPEFLTRIKLLLKPTPNTVHYILTHFKGFWNVVNNIPFLRNAIMSYVLTSRSHLIDSPPTYNVDYGYKSWEAFSNLSYYTRALPPVPDDCPTPLGVKGKKQLPDSNEIVEKFLLRRKFIPDPQGTNVMFAFFAQHFTHQFFKTDHKRGPAFTKGLGHGVDLNHIYGETLDRQHKLRLFKDGKMKYQIIDGEMYPPTVKDTQAEMIYPPQVPEHLRFAVGQEVFGLVPGLMMYATIWLREHNRVCDVLKQEHPEWGDEQLFQTSRLILIGETIKIVIEDYVQHLSGYHFKLKFDPELLFNKQFQYQNRIAAEFNTLYHWHPLLPDTFQIHDQNYNYQQFIYNNSILLEHGITQFVESFTRQIAGRVAGGRNVPPAVQKVSQASIDQSRQMKYQSFNEYRKRFMLKPYESFEELTGEKEMSAELEALYGDIDAVELYPALLVEKPRPDAIFGETMVEVGAPFSLKGLMGNVICSPDYWKPSTFGGEVGFQIINTASIQSLICNNVKGCPFASFSVPDPELIKTVTINASSSRSRLDDINPTVLLKERSTEL, from the exons ATGCTAGCCCGCGCCCTGCTGCTGTGCGCGGTCCTGGCGCTCAGCCATGCAG CAAATCCTTGCTGTTCCCACCCATGTCAAAACCGAGGTGTATGTATGAGTGTGGGATTTGACCAGTATAAGTGCGATTGTACCCGGACAGGATTCTATGGTGAAAACTGCTCAACAC CGGAATTTCTGACAAGAATAAAATTACTTCTGAAACCCACTCCAAACACAGTGCACTACATACTTACCCACTTCAAGGGATTTTGGAACGTTGTGAATAACATTCCCTTCCTTCGAAATGCAATTATGAGTTATGTGTTGACAT CTAGATCACATTTGATTGACAGTCCACCAACTTACAACGTTGACTATGGCTACAAAAGCTGGGAAGCCTTCTCTAACCTCTCCTATTATACCAGAGCCCTTCCTCCTGTGCCTGATGACTGCCCGACTCCCTTGGGTGTCAAAG GTAAAAAGCAGCTTCCTGATTCaaatgaaattgtggaaaaatttCTTCTAAGAAGAAAGTTCATCCCTGATCCCCAGGGCACAAACgtgatgtttgcattctttgCCCAGCACTTCACACATCAGTTTTTCAAGACAGATCATAAGCGAGGGCCAGCTTTCACCAAAGGGCTGGGCCATGGG GTGGATTTAAATCATATTTACGGTGAAACTCTGGATAGACAGCATAAACTGCGCCTTTTCAAGgatggaaaaatgaaatatcag ATAATTGATGGAGAGATGTATCCTCCCACAGTCAAAGATACTCAGGCAGAGATGATCTACCCTCCTCAAGTCCCTGAGCATCTACGGTTTGCTGTGGGGCAGGAGGTCTTTGGTCTGGTGCCTGGTCTGATGATGTATGCCACAATCTGGCTGCGGGAACACAACAGAGTATGCGATGTGCTTAAACAGGAGCATCCTGAATGGGGTGATGAGCAGTTGTTCCAGACAAGCAGGCTAATACTGATAG GAGAGACTATTAAGATTGTGATTGAAGATTATGTGCAGCACTTGAGTGGCTATCACTTCAAACTGAAATTTGACCCAGAACTACTTTTCAACAAACAATTCCAGTACCAAAATCGTATTGCTGCTGAGTTTAACACCCTCTATCACTGGCATCCCCTTCTGCCTGACACCTTTCAAATTCATGACCAGAACTACAACTATCAACAGTTTATCTACAACAACTCTATATTGCTGGAACATGGAATTACCCAGTTTGTTGAATCATTCACCAGGCAAATTGCTGGCAGG GTTGCTGGTGGTAGGAATGTTCCACCTGCAGTACAAAAAGTATCACAGGCTTCCATTGACCAGAGCAGGCAGATGAAATACCAGTCTTTTAATGAGTACCGCAAACGCTTTATGCTGAAGCCCTATGAATCATTTGAAGAACTTACAG gagaaaaggaaatgtctgCAGAGTTGGAAGCACTCTATGGTGACATCGATGCTGTGGAGCTGTATCCTGCCCTTCTGGTAGAAAAGCCTCGTCCAGATGCCATCTTTGGTGAGACCATGGTAGAAGTTGGAGCACCATTCTCCTTGAAAGGACTTATGGGTAATGTTATATGTTCTCCTGACTACTGGAAGCCAAGCACTTTTGGTGGAGAAGTGGGTTTTCAAATCATCAACACTGCCTCAATTCAGTCTCTCATCTGCAATAACGTGAAGGGCTGTCCCTTTGCGTCATTCAGTGTTCCAGATCCAGAGCTTATCAAGACAGTCACCATCAATGCAAGTTCTTCCCGCTCCAGACTAGATGATATCAATCCCACAGTACTACTGAAAGAACGTTCGACTGAACTGTAG
- the LOC129458243 gene encoding uncharacterized protein, producing the protein MTVSFRLFKIGNPGSCPSLGAERVVPTLLSNPSFSSPSSTAPGAQVSARCLFFLPVFARALPRASPGLIALDGIPGEGRRTLGFLSRNLSGPEVRGRRESPLPPPPTCLVCTSLGGRGSHVGTDWGE; encoded by the exons ATGACTGTTTCTTTCCGCCTTTTC AAAATCGGAAACCCAGGAAGCTGCCCCAGTTTGGGAGCAGAGCGGGTAGTCCCCACTCTCCTGTCTaatccctccttctcctccccgaGTTCCACCGCCCCAGGCGCACAGGTTTCCGCCAGATGTCTTTTCTTCCTCCCAGTCTTTGCCCGAGCGCTTCCGAGAGCCAGTCCTGGACTGATCGCCTTGGATGGGATACCGGGGGAGGGCAGAAGGACACTTGGTTTCCTCTCCAGGAATCTGAGCGGCCCTGAGGTCCGGGGGCGCAGGGAATCCCCTCTCCCGCCGCCGCCGACATGTCTGGTCTGTACGTCTTTAGGGGGTCGAGGAAGTCACGTCGGGACAGACTGGGGAGAGTAA